The genomic DNA AAAATATTAAGTTCAATTTCGACATGAATAATTCCAAGAACTATATTATATATCATAATTATAGAAACTAGCCCCATTAGTATGCATGTAATCAAATATAGACGATTATTATATGCAGTAAAACTAGCTATTATAGCTATTAAAAGGCAATAAAAATGGAGTGATCTTTCTTGAAGGCAAAGTTTGCATGGTATATATCCCGCTATATGCTGTAACGCTAGTGAGCAAATTAATACAACTGTAAAACCTACTATCAAAATTCTTATGATATGCAAATTTGTTAATTTGGATATTGATGACATAAACATAAAATAGATTTCCCAAAGATATTTGCTTTATAAGTCAAAATTTGCATAGATATTAACATTGTGTCCCAATATGCAATACCTTTATTACTTTTTATAACAATGCTTTATTAGGATAATATTTATAAAAATATGAAAATTATACATATAAGCTTTAATTATGCTTATTATAATGTATTAGTAATTTTATTTTATATAATAAAGTGTTTCAAAATTTGATCATCTCTTTTTTGAACAATTTTTTTCAATGGATTTTCATTTTATGCTTTTAAAGTTGGGTTTATTTCCGACTTGTTTGCAGTGAAGGATTTGGTTGAAACGACCGAGTTGTAACTGGCGTCCTATTTTTTTCTCCAGTCAAGTGAGATATCATACTGGGATGTGCTTAGATTAAATAAATTTTTTCATATTTCTCCTATATCCAAATATGGCTTTTCACTTGTAAAATAAGGTAACATACATTTTGTCTTTCATTGGTTTCTTTATATTAACTTTTTGAAAGGAATCCATAACATTTTATATGTTCCTGATTTTTAAAGGAGTGCTGCAGCTTATTATAAGATGTTTTGATATTTATTTATAATATTTTATTGATTAATACATTACAATATTTATCTATCTACTAAGTTATTAAAGTCTTTAAATATAATATTTATATATTTTTGAATATATTGCAGCATCGTATACAATTTGCTGATTTTTATAATCAGACGATTTTTTAATTATTTTTATACGGCTATTTTATAAGAATTAATTTATTATCAATATTTTATTAGAGTAACTCTGTATTTTTTTATATTTGTGAATATTATTTAAAATATACTTATATATTGTATTAATATATGTGGCTAGTTATTCATAATATTAATGTTTTTTCTTAATTTATATAATATATCTTAGGAGATTTATCTATTTCCCCATCTTGATTGTTAGTATATTATGTAAAATTTATAATTGTAATTAGGGATTGGTATTTAAAAATAATGAACAATACTACTTCAAATTTTTACAGTGAGACTGTCATATCGGTTAAGCATTATACAGATAGATTATTCTATTTTTGTATAACTAGACCAAAGACGTTTCGATTTAGATCAGGTGAATTCGTAATGCTTGGTCTCATGGTTGATGGAAGATATATCAGTCGTGCCTATTCGATGACAAGTCCTTGTTGGGATGATAAATTAGAATTTTTTTCTATAAAAGTGGAAAATGGTCCTCTGACATCCTATCTACAGAATATTAAGTCTGGTGATATTATTTTGTTAAAAAAGAAATCTACAGGCACTCTAGTCTTAGATGCATTGATTCCAGGTAAAAGATTATATTTATTTTCTACAGGAACGGGAATTGCTCCTTTTATGAGTTTGATTCGCGATCCTGAAACGTATGAAAAATTTGATGAAGTTATTATAACTCATACTTGTCGGTATATTTCTGAATTACAATATGGATTAGATGTGGTGGGAGACATTTATAAAAATGAGATTTTAAATCAATTAGTTGGTAAAAAACTTAAACACTATACAACAGTTACTAAAGAAGATTATTTATATAAAGGTCGAATTACTAATCAGATTTTGTCAGGTGAATTCTATAGTAATATTGGTGTGTCTACTTTAGATCCTAACATTGATCGAGCAATGATTTGTGGATCTCCTTCTATGATTGCTGATATGAAGAAAATACTAATAAATCAAAAGTTTATAGAAGGATCTAATAGCAGGCCTGGAACATTTGTTATAGAACGTGCATTTGCAGGATAGATTTTAATGATAAATTCTATATTTTGAGATATGTTTTCTTATATTTTGCTGCTCTTAATATAAAATATGCGAATATTATTGAAGCAATAGATGCTGATATAATGCCTAATTTTGCTTTTTCCTGTAAATCATTATATTGCGGGAAAGAGCATAAGGTCAGGAATAAGCTCATTGTAAAGCCTATTCCACATAGAGCCGATCCTCCATATATTAGATGCCAATTGGAGTTTTTAGGCATTATTCCTACTCCAATTTTCACTGCGATAAATGAAAATAAAAAAATACCCGCCTGCTTCCCAATGAACAGCCCCATCATTATCCCTAATACTACGGGATCAAAAATACTTATATTGGATATTATAGATATAGAAAATCCCGCATTGATAAAAATAAAAGTTGGCAGTATCAGAAGATTCACGAAATATTTTAGTATGTCTTCTAAAAAGTAAAATGATAATTTGTTTTTATCATTACAATTATTAGTTTGATAAGGTAAAACAAGGGAAAATATAAACCCAAAAAATGTTGCATGAACCCCAGATTTAAACATAAAATGCCATAATATTGCTCCAAATAATACATATAATGTCAGGCTAAATATTCTCAATCTATTAAATACAATAAGTAAAAATATTATGGCTATTGCAATGCTAAGGCAAGATACATCAATATTTTTAGTATAAAAAACTGCAGTAATAATTACTGCGAAAAAATCATCTATAATTGCTAGTGCGGTAAAGAATAATTTGAGTGAAGGTGGAAAATTCGACCCAATTAGTGATAATATTCCGAGTGTGAATGCGATGTCTGTTGCTGTGGGGATAGCCCATCCTTTGATAGCAATTTCTGTGTTTCTATTAATAAATATATATATAAGAGCAGGCAAAATTATGCCTCCTATTGCTCCTAGTCCAGGTAAAGATCGTTTTTTCCAGCTTGATAATTCTCCTTCTACGAGTTCATGTTTTATTTCTAATCCAATCATTAAAAAATAAAATGTCATAAATATGTCGTTAATCCAATATTTAACTGTCAAATCATTAATTTTGAATTGTAAAAAATTAAAATAATACTGGGAAGAAAACGATATATTTGCTACCATCAGTGTTGTGATAGCTACAATGATCAATATGATTCCGGGGAGGGTATCTTTTTGCAGTATTTCTTTGGATTTTTTTAGTAGCAAATTTTTTTGATTATAGAGGTGACTCATTCACAATACTTAATATAGAAGTGATATTATTTAGAAAAATCAATCTATCAGCTTATAGGCTATAGAAAAGTTGACTGTTTTTCAATATGATTACAAATACTATTATAGCATGATTAGTTATATATTGTAATAAATATGTAATATAAATCTTATGTTTATTTTTAAATTGCACAATTCGATTGCTTAATATAAAATTGCTATTTTATGCATATTGCAAATTTAGCAATAATGATTTTTTTATGAGGTTGTTTGATCGTTTATATTGCTATTCATTTTGGTAGTGTATTAGATTAGATTGAAAATTGATTTGATAATATTTTGATGTATCTATAATGTTAGGTTTTTCAAAAATATCTTTAAATTGTGTAACGAATGTGGAGTATTTTACATGGCTGTACCTAAACGAAAAACTAGTCCTTCCAAACGAGGCATGCGTCGGTCTGCAGATGCTATAACCCGTCCTTCATATGTGGAGGATAAAAAATCAGGTGAGCTAAGGCGTCCTCATCATGTCGATATGAAGACAGGATATTATCGAGGACGTCAAGTATTTGTTATAAAAGAAGAATAATATATTATTTTATGTTTTAATATTAATGCTTTTATATTTAGTTCGCGTGTATTCCTAGGCTATAACAAAAAGGCGATGTCAATTAGTTTTGATCATACTATGAAATTTTCATTGCCTTATTTTGATTTTTTAAAATTATCGCCTGTCTAAATTTGCTGTGATTATTAAGCATTAAGGTAATAACAATTTTTTTGATGTAAAAATTATGCATAGAAGTTTTCTCTATATAAAGCTGTTTTCTAAGTATATATGATTTAGTAAATAGTTTTGCTAATCAGTGTGTTACTTTTATATGTTTGATCATTAAATAAATTAGTAATGACGATTTTATTTCTTTTTGTATTCTATGTGATGTTTTATTCTATTATTTTTTGTGGTGCTATATTTATAATTTATATTGTAATATAATTAGTGCAGAATATTGTCTTATTTAGCTTTTGTTTCTTTTTAGTTTTTATATAATTTATTATATTCTCACCAATGAGAAGTGGTGTTGATTTAGATATATGTTATTGTTCTGACACAGATACTTTTTATTCCCTATTATTTGATTATTATTATTGGATATTTTATATAATAGCTAGCTATTATTATTAATTGTTATTCTGACTATATCTTATTTAGGAGCTGGTAAGGGTGTTTTTTGATTGGAG from Candidatus Liberibacter americanus str. Sao Paulo includes the following:
- a CDS encoding ferredoxin--NADP reductase; its protein translation is MNNTTSNFYSETVISVKHYTDRLFYFCITRPKTFRFRSGEFVMLGLMVDGRYISRAYSMTSPCWDDKLEFFSIKVENGPLTSYLQNIKSGDIILLKKKSTGTLVLDALIPGKRLYLFSTGTGIAPFMSLIRDPETYEKFDEVIITHTCRYISELQYGLDVVGDIYKNEILNQLVGKKLKHYTTVTKEDYLYKGRITNQILSGEFYSNIGVSTLDPNIDRAMICGSPSMIADMKKILINQKFIEGSNSRPGTFVIERAFAG
- the nhaA gene encoding Na+/H+ antiporter NhaA, whose protein sequence is MSHLYNQKNLLLKKSKEILQKDTLPGIILIIVAITTLMVANISFSSQYYFNFLQFKINDLTVKYWINDIFMTFYFLMIGLEIKHELVEGELSSWKKRSLPGLGAIGGIILPALIYIFINRNTEIAIKGWAIPTATDIAFTLGILSLIGSNFPPSLKLFFTALAIIDDFFAVIITAVFYTKNIDVSCLSIAIAIIFLLIVFNRLRIFSLTLYVLFGAILWHFMFKSGVHATFFGFIFSLVLPYQTNNCNDKNKLSFYFLEDILKYFVNLLILPTFIFINAGFSISIISNISIFDPVVLGIMMGLFIGKQAGIFLFSFIAVKIGVGIMPKNSNWHLIYGGSALCGIGFTMSLFLTLCSFPQYNDLQEKAKLGIISASIASIIFAYFILRAAKYKKTYLKI
- the rpmF gene encoding 50S ribosomal protein L32, with amino-acid sequence MAVPKRKTSPSKRGMRRSADAITRPSYVEDKKSGELRRPHHVDMKTGYYRGRQVFVIKEE
- a CDS encoding disulfide bond formation protein B encodes the protein MFMSSISKLTNLHIIRILIVGFTVVLICSLALQHIAGYIPCKLCLQERSLHFYCLLIAIIASFTAYNNRLYLITCILMGLVSIIMIYNIVLGIIHVEIELNILSAANACIIKPMNEEISAEDLSSSIENQAIVPCNKVNLNILGLSPATWNIIYSVIFSIISYVAAIKTFRKSYPHK